One segment of Castanea sativa cultivar Marrone di Chiusa Pesio chromosome 3, ASM4071231v1 DNA contains the following:
- the LOC142629594 gene encoding U-box domain-containing protein 44-like, with protein MDLNVGIKDVQMALLQALWDNVTQQAIELVSETRDVMLNKNSFQEFSNNIFKLKSLLGSLNAKKVVEARGLESTRAALENLNFQLNKACKIIQDCKSGSRIHILFKSNSILLQMQDMAKDIAKTISSFQLINLDITLDLKTMTNQIIENLSSMEFQSALATEAIASEIENSISQSNKNQENAVKLLEKIAEAVGASVNASMVQNELELLKQEKEEMEAQKKQAEALQLSQLIQFLYSTEIVTRPHDDERIATYHQQYPIDSFMCPLCYEMMADPVAIPCGHSFESKAIQEYFERGERKCPTCRQELLSLDLTPNLSLRNSIEEWKQRDMDLKFQAAVPGIKSDDFSRQNKALEDMQLLMEKPSYATKVAEEQLIPKLVEILKDDKLNSGAALKCLYYIAKYCDNHKEAIVEAGAVRRIVKQIYKDGTEPDAIAILLELSERETLAEKIGSTKDCIPLLVSLLSNNNPDVSQNAHKVLQNLSSNTHFVVKMAEAGHFQPFVARFNQGPQETRTLMAAALIQMHLKDINIQVLKDKQFTHNLVQMLSSSAPACKATCLRSIKKLVEYPKMVKRLLKDPVTIPHLLGIISFVRSDPREKEEAAEILALLVGASQNFELQKYQGLQELQSKHNVNLLLQLVASSDPQTKVQFLHLLVELSQKSETAQNLIRQDENAVGQLFSLLHSDQPVVKRWTMKLIYCISEGDPAGVSLPPSPAKELAITTLASILTSSLDIEERSTAAGIISQLPPDDITIDEILCKSDTLKAIHEVICSTDEEYNGNRAHADQGTSLLENALAALMRYAEPTKPELQRQVGKLELYPSLVRVLSRGSSLAKQRTAIALAKLSQSTSQSVYDTTMMTEKSKHSMPMLFLTKLLPNMSWCCSTSSTNGILCSVHGAACSHRDTFCLVKADAVKPLVRTLSETEPGVAEAALTALETLLTDHSTLFHATAAIVDNQGVVAILQVLEKGSVSAKTKALDLFQKILNHTQITQTLFQRFEGILIQLLHDDGLKKKAALVLKQMKILPEQSSYF; from the exons ATGGACCTCAATGTAGGAATCAAGGATGTACAGATGGCATTACTACAAGCACTATGGGATAATGTAACACAACAGGCAATCGAGCTTGTTAGTGAAACAAGGGATGTGATGCTGAACAAGAACAGCTTTCAGGAATTCtccaataatatttttaagcttAAAAGCCTCCTTGGCTCATTGAATGCCAAGAAAGTTGTTGAAGCAAGAGGTTTAGAATCAACAAGAGCTGCATTGGAGAACTTGAATTTCCAGCTGAACAAAGCCTGCAAGATCATTCAAGATTGCAAATCTGGTAGTCGCATCCATATCTTATTTAAGTCAAACTCAATACTCTTGCAGATGCAGGATATGGCCAAAGATATTGCAAAGACTATTTCCTCGTTTCAGCTAATCAATCTTGATATAACCTTGGACTTAAAGACTATGACTAACCAGATCATTGAGAACTTGAGCTCAATGGAGTTTCAGTCAGCATTAGCAACAGAAGCAATTGCTTCTGAGATAGAAAATTCAATATCCCAGAGCAATAAGAATCAGGAGAATGCTGTAAAGCTCCTGGAGAAGATTGCAGAAGCTGTTGGTGCTAGTGTGAATGCGTCCATGGTGCAGAATGAATTGGAACTTCTGAAgcaggaaaaagaagaaatggaAGCTCAAAAGAAGCAGGCAGAGGCATTACAATTATCGCAGTTGATTCAGTTTTTGTACAGTACAGAAATTGTTACGAGGCCACACGATGATGAAAGAATTGCCACATACCACCAGCAATACCCAATTGATTCATTCATGTGTCCATTATGCTATGAGATGATGGCAGACCCAGTTGCAATCCCCTGTGGCCACAGCTTTGAGAGTAAAGCCATTCAGGAATACTTTGAAAGGGGAGAGAGAAAGTGCCCTACCTGCAGACAGGAGCTCCTATCCCTGGATCTTACGCCAAACCTTTCCCTTCGAAACTCTATCGAAGAATGGAAGCAGCGAGATATGGACTTAAAATTCCAAGCTGCAGTGCCTGGAATCAAATCAGATGACTTTTCTAGACAGAACAAGGCCTTAGAGGACATGCAACTTTTGATGGAGAAGCCTTCATATGCAACCAAAGTTGCAGAGGAACAACTCATACCAAAGTTGGTGGAGATACTTAAAGATGATAAATTAAATAGTGGAGCGGCACTAAAATGCCTTTACTACATAgctaaatattgtgataatcaCAAA GAAGCCATTGTTGAAGCAGGGGCTGTTCGTCGCATCGTGAAGCAGATTTATAAAGATGGAACAGAACCAGATGCCATTGCAATCTTGTTGGAGCTATCAGAAAGAGAAACCCTTGCAGAGAAAATAGGAAGTACAAAAGACTGCATTCCTCTTTTGGTTTCTTTACTGTCAAACAACAACCCTGATGTATCACAGAATGCCCACAAGGTGTTGCAAAATCTCTCCTCTAATACACATTTTGTCGTTAAGATGGCTGAAGCTGGACACTTCCAACCATTTGTTGCTCGCTTTAACCAAG GACCTCAAGAGACCAGAACATTGATGGCTGCAGCATTGATACAGATGCACCTCAAGGACATCAACATTCAGGTCTTAAAGGACAAGCAATTCACGCATAATTTAGTCCAGATGCTCTCTTCAAGTGCCCCAGCATGCAAAGCAACTTGCCTCAGATCTATCAAAAAGCTTGTAGAGTACCCCAAGATGGTAAAGCGACTTCTAAAAGATCCTGTTACAATACCTCATTTGCTCGGTATCATCTCATTTGTTAGGTCTGACCCACGAGAGAAAGAAGAAGCTGCAGAGATTCTTGCTCTACTGGTTGGAGCTAGTCAGAACTTTGAACTTCAGAAATATCAGGGCTTGCAGGAGCTACAATCGAAGCATAatgtcaatctccttctgcagcTTGTAGCCAGCTCTGATCCTCAAACAAAGGTTCAGTTCTTACACCTGCTGGTTGAACTCAGCCAGAAATCTGAGACAGCTCAAAACCTAATTCGACAAGATGAAAATGCGGTGGGGCAACTCTTCTCTTTGCTTCACAGTGACCAACCTGTGGTGAAGCGGTGGACAATGAAGCTGATATACTGCATTTCTGAAGGTGATCCTGCAGGGGTTTCGCTACCACCATCTCCTGCAAAAGAGTTAGCAATTACCACCCTGGCAAGCATCCTCACGTCTTCACTAGATATTGAAGAAAGGTCCACTGCCGCTGGAATCATTAGCCAGCTTCCCCCTGATGATATTACTATTGATGAGATACTCTGCAAATCAGACACATTAAAAGCCATTCATGAGGTGATTTGCAGCACTGATGAGGAATATAATGGAAACAGGGCACACGCTGACCAGGGTACATCTTTACTAGAAAATGCTCTAGCAGCACTTATGAGATATGCAGAACCTACCAAACCTGAACTTCAGAGGCAAGTGGGCAAACTTGAACTGTACCCTTCACTAGTTCGTGTTCTCTCCAGGGGCAGCTCACTAGCCAAGCAGCGAACAGCTATTGCACTTGCCAAACTATCCCAATCCACCAGCCAGTCAGTCTATGATACAACCATGATGACAGAGAAAAGCAAGCATTCCATGCCAATGCTGTTTTTGACTAAGCTTCTACCAAACATGTCTTGGTGCTGCTCAACCTCATCAACAAATGGAATCTTATGTTCTGTTCATGGTGCAGCTTGTTCACATAGAGATACATTCTGCCTCGTCAAGGCTGATGCAGTGAAGCCACTGGTGCGAACTTTGAGTGAGACAGAACCTGGTGTGGCAGAGGCTGCTTTGACGGCACTTGAAACATTGTTAACAGACCATAGCACACTGTTTCATGCAACTGCAGCCATTGTGGACAACCAGGGAGTGGTGGCCATTCTACAAGTCCTCGAGAAGGGGTCTGTATCTGCCAAAACCAAAGCCTTAGACCTCTTCCAGAAGATCCTAAACCATACACAGATCACCCAAACATTATTTCAGCGGTTTGAGGGCATCCTCATACAGCTACTTCATGACGATGGTCTCAAAAAAAAAGCAGCTTTGGTGCTTAAGCAAATGAAAATTCTTCCAGAGCAATCTTCTTACTTCTGA